A single genomic interval of Adhaeribacter pallidiroseus harbors:
- a CDS encoding DivIVA domain-containing protein: MKITPLEIRQKTFEKAFRGLDKDEVTAFLLTLSQEWEKLMDENKELRVKLDIAGKEVQKMREVESSLYRTLKTAEDTGNNMLEQANRSAELKLREAQLQADQLLNDTRLKARSIIEDAYKQSEKAIDDMQREVKQLEQEHQRMETYLENMVRDLRNMANDALEKVEKSNNRPRTYLSGILSQAANVKVKQVELTKELKDVFSSSTVDTISLNAPAPQHRAEQLLIDKPVTAQNPAVEPIPGTPSQPDQNPTPDVTPPQPEIPDPKTPVPSPTGPDIEQPRPDIPDFPSPAPEIERPVPEIGPIGPGTPEIQPPLTQPGGPTFGQAKPAAKPVAQPAGGGSFFDELD, from the coding sequence ATGAAGATTACACCGTTAGAGATTAGGCAAAAAACGTTTGAAAAAGCTTTCAGAGGTTTAGATAAAGATGAAGTAACCGCTTTTTTACTGACTCTTTCGCAGGAGTGGGAAAAGCTGATGGACGAAAACAAGGAACTCCGGGTAAAACTGGACATTGCCGGCAAAGAAGTCCAGAAAATGCGGGAAGTGGAATCGTCGTTGTACCGCACGCTTAAAACCGCCGAAGATACGGGTAATAACATGCTGGAGCAGGCCAACCGGTCGGCGGAGTTAAAATTACGTGAAGCCCAGTTGCAAGCTGATCAATTACTGAACGATACCCGCCTGAAAGCCCGCAGCATTATCGAAGATGCGTATAAACAGTCGGAGAAAGCGATTGACGACATGCAGCGCGAAGTAAAACAACTGGAACAGGAACATCAACGTATGGAAACTTATCTGGAGAACATGGTGCGCGATTTAAGAAATATGGCGAATGATGCTCTGGAAAAAGTGGAAAAATCAAACAACCGCCCGCGCACGTACTTATCCGGTATTTTATCGCAGGCGGCTAACGTAAAAGTAAAGCAAGTGGAATTAACCAAAGAACTAAAAGATGTGTTTTCCAGCAGTACCGTGGATACCATTTCTTTAAACGCGCCTGCGCCGCAGCACCGGGCCGAACAATTGTTAATTGATAAGCCGGTAACGGCGCAGAACCCGGCGGTAGAACCTATTCCGGGTACGCCTAGCCAACCGGATCAAAATCCCACGCCGGATGTAACGCCGCCGCAACCGGAAATTCCGGATCCGAAAACGCCGGTACCTTCGCCCACGGGCCCGGATATTGAACAGCCGAGACCCGATATTCCAGATTTCCCATCACCTGCTCCCGAAATTGAGCGTCCGGTACCCGAAATTGGACCTATTGGTCCGGGAACACCCGAAATACAGCCGCCGTTAACGCAACCCGGTGGACCTACTTTTGGGCAAGCCAAACCAGCTGCCAAGCCCGTGGCGCAACCAGCAGGTGGTGGTTCGTTTTTCGATGAGTTAGATTAA
- the folB gene encoding dihydroneopterin aldolase → MLGRIALEGMEFFAFHGYYDEEQKIGNKYGVDLFIRTDLQAAAQTDELPKTVNYEILYKLVHEEMKIPARLLEHLGHRIIDRVYQKFPHLKQVKVNIYKFNPPLGGICHKAKVTLKEKR, encoded by the coding sequence ATGCTAGGACGCATTGCCCTGGAAGGTATGGAGTTTTTTGCTTTTCACGGTTACTACGACGAAGAGCAGAAAATCGGAAATAAGTACGGCGTCGATTTGTTTATCCGTACCGATCTGCAAGCCGCTGCCCAAACCGATGAATTGCCTAAAACGGTAAATTACGAAATACTATATAAGCTGGTACACGAAGAAATGAAAATACCGGCCCGGTTACTGGAGCATTTAGGCCACCGGATTATCGACCGGGTGTATCAGAAGTTTCCGCATTTAAAACAGGTAAAAGTTAATATTTATAAGTTTAATCCGCCGCTCGGGGGCATTTGCCACAAAGCCAAAGTTACCTTAAAAGAAAAGCGGTAA
- the meaB gene encoding methylmalonyl Co-A mutase-associated GTPase MeaB: MVKRFYVDQYVDRILAQDRVVLSRAITLVESKLPADQELAQQVINRLLPYSGNSIRVGITGSPGVGKSTFIEALGNYLIQKFKKKLAVLAIDPSSQRSGGSILGDKTRMEVLATQPEAYIRPSPAGASLGGVARYTRESIILCEAAGFEVIFIETVGVGQSETAVHSLTDFFLLLMLAGAGDELQGLKKGIMEMADALVITKADGSNKEKAQAAQQEYQNALHLFPAAASGWQVPVLLSSALEQTGISELWKQVLHYETTTRQNGFWEQKRKNQQLYWLYQTIRQTLEERFFANPAVAQHLAEKEQAVLSGQLSAFTAASDLLNLINSISDKQ, translated from the coding sequence TTGGTTAAACGCTTTTATGTCGATCAGTACGTAGACCGCATTCTGGCCCAGGACCGGGTAGTGCTCAGTCGCGCCATTACCTTAGTCGAGAGCAAATTACCCGCCGACCAGGAACTGGCCCAACAAGTAATTAACCGGCTACTCCCCTATTCGGGCAACTCCATACGCGTAGGCATTACGGGTTCACCCGGCGTGGGCAAAAGCACTTTTATCGAAGCGCTGGGTAACTACCTGATTCAAAAATTTAAAAAAAAGTTAGCGGTACTGGCCATTGATCCCAGCAGTCAACGTTCCGGCGGCAGTATTCTGGGCGATAAAACGCGTATGGAAGTACTGGCAACGCAACCTGAGGCTTATATCCGGCCCTCACCAGCGGGCGCTTCTTTGGGAGGTGTGGCGCGTTATACCCGCGAAAGCATTATCTTGTGCGAAGCCGCCGGGTTTGAAGTAATTTTTATCGAAACGGTTGGGGTGGGTCAATCCGAGACGGCCGTACACAGCTTAACCGATTTCTTTTTGTTACTCATGCTGGCCGGTGCCGGCGACGAACTGCAAGGTTTAAAAAAAGGCATTATGGAAATGGCCGATGCCCTGGTAATTACCAAAGCCGATGGTTCTAATAAAGAAAAAGCCCAGGCTGCTCAGCAAGAATACCAGAATGCCTTGCATTTGTTTCCCGCCGCAGCTTCTGGTTGGCAAGTGCCGGTGCTGTTAAGTTCCGCGTTAGAGCAAACCGGCATTAGTGAGTTGTGGAAACAAGTGTTGCATTACGAAACCACTACCCGGCAAAACGGTTTCTGGGAGCAAAAACGAAAAAACCAACAACTGTACTGGCTGTACCAAACCATCCGGCAAACTTTGGAAGAACGATTTTTCGCGAACCCAGCCGTAGCGCAACATTTAGCCGAAAAAGAACAAGCCGTACTTTCCGGCCAACTCTCCGCCTTTACCGCCGCCAGTGATTTACTGAATTTGATTAATTCAATAAGCGATAAACAATAG
- a CDS encoding TolB-like translocation protein — protein MLKKIWFVCLFLSCFWFPKVSWAQKEANIWYFGERAGLDFSSGKATPLTNSMLSTMEGCATISDKEGNLLFYTNGVSVWNREHKLMPNGNRLMGHRSSTQSAVIVPRPLNPNTYYIFTADLQSQLYGLRYSEVDMKLQKGLGDIAKKNNFLVSPVSEKLTAVKHSNNTDYWVITHKWGTDGFYAYQVTAAGVSRQPVVSNVGTAHKGKNKEAIGAMKASPDGKKLALALWRDSNLFEVFDFNNKTGKVSNPLAFEHYDEAYGVEFSPDGTKLYGTTNGIGNVAPQIWQFNLLGSRQAVEESATLIAVSKADKIGSLQLGPDGKIYLAKEKEKTLGVINNPNTPGLGCNYVDEGQMLSAESHSELGLPNFVQSYFFNIRYSQLR, from the coding sequence ATGTTAAAAAAAATTTGGTTCGTCTGCCTGTTTTTATCTTGTTTCTGGTTTCCAAAAGTTTCTTGGGCGCAGAAAGAAGCCAATATCTGGTATTTTGGCGAACGGGCGGGTTTAGATTTTAGCAGCGGCAAAGCCACCCCTTTAACCAACAGCATGCTCTCCACCATGGAAGGCTGCGCTACGATTTCGGACAAGGAAGGTAATTTATTGTTTTACACCAACGGTGTGAGCGTCTGGAACCGGGAACATAAACTCATGCCCAACGGCAACCGCCTAATGGGCCACCGGTCTTCCACGCAATCGGCGGTAATTGTACCGCGGCCGCTCAACCCGAATACCTACTACATTTTTACCGCCGACCTGCAATCGCAACTTTATGGACTGCGCTACTCCGAAGTGGATATGAAGCTGCAAAAAGGCTTGGGCGATATTGCGAAAAAAAATAACTTCCTGGTATCACCGGTTTCCGAAAAACTAACGGCCGTAAAGCACAGCAACAACACCGATTATTGGGTAATTACGCACAAATGGGGCACTGATGGGTTTTACGCGTACCAGGTAACGGCCGCCGGCGTAAGTCGCCAGCCCGTAGTAAGTAATGTGGGCACCGCGCACAAAGGCAAAAACAAAGAAGCGATTGGCGCCATGAAAGCCTCACCGGACGGTAAGAAATTAGCCTTAGCCTTGTGGCGCGATAGTAATTTGTTCGAAGTCTTTGATTTTAACAATAAAACCGGCAAAGTATCGAACCCGCTGGCCTTTGAACATTACGACGAAGCCTACGGCGTAGAATTCTCACCGGACGGCACCAAACTGTATGGCACTACCAACGGCATTGGCAACGTGGCGCCGCAAATCTGGCAATTTAATTTACTGGGTTCGCGGCAAGCCGTTGAAGAATCGGCTACACTCATTGCGGTTTCTAAAGCCGATAAAATTGGTTCGTTGCAGTTAGGCCCGGATGGTAAGATTTACCTCGCAAAGGAAAAAGAAAAAACCTTGGGCGTAATCAATAATCCGAACACCCCGGGGCTGGGCTGTAACTACGTCGACGAAGGCCAGATGCTCAGCGCAGAAAGCCACAGCGAATTGGGTTTACCTAACTTTGTGCAGAGTTATTTTTTCAATATCCGGTATAGCCAATTGCGCTAA
- a CDS encoding nitroreductase family protein, with translation MSLIQALNWRYATKRMNGEKVPPEKINTILEATRLSASSMGLQPYTILVIEDEELRQKIQKVANNQPQIVEASHLLVFAAWSNITEEQVTEYINHIAAERGVDPATLAGLKNALVGMVTRNTPEQNFQWAARQAYIAFGTAIAAAATEQVDATPMEGFNALALDELLNLKEKGLRSVTLLPLGYRDENNDWLAKQKKVRRTTDKLFLQVA, from the coding sequence ATGAGCCTGATACAAGCTTTAAACTGGCGGTACGCAACCAAACGCATGAACGGCGAGAAAGTACCCCCGGAAAAAATAAATACAATTTTGGAAGCAACCCGCTTATCGGCTTCTTCTATGGGTTTGCAGCCTTATACCATTTTGGTAATTGAGGACGAAGAACTGCGCCAAAAAATACAGAAAGTGGCCAATAACCAACCGCAGATTGTGGAAGCGTCGCACTTACTCGTTTTTGCCGCTTGGTCCAACATCACCGAAGAACAAGTAACCGAGTACATTAACCATATAGCCGCAGAACGCGGAGTTGATCCGGCAACCTTGGCTGGTTTAAAAAATGCCTTGGTAGGCATGGTAACCCGGAACACTCCGGAACAAAACTTTCAGTGGGCCGCCCGGCAAGCTTATATTGCTTTTGGCACCGCCATTGCGGCCGCCGCAACGGAGCAAGTAGATGCCACCCCCATGGAAGGTTTTAACGCTCTTGCTTTAGACGAGTTATTAAACTTAAAAGAAAAAGGTTTACGCAGCGTTACGCTTTTACCATTAGGCTACCGCGACGAAAACAATGACTGGCTAGCCAAACAAAAAAAAGTCCGCAGAACAACCGATAAATTGTTTTTACAAGTAGCTTAG
- a CDS encoding TetR/AcrR family transcriptional regulator, whose translation MGIVERKQRQKEEVRESILRAAWTLVLAEGWQALSIRKIADAIEYSIPVIYNHFENKEAILLEFTKEGFRLLNKQLEAAKQHQNTPAQQLEAIAQAYWNFAFTNKQFYQLMYGLGMPTCEVVQQIPEMGSFSNTMQETIKNLIASSKNPAADYLLKFHTFWSLLHGLVSINLTGRSEAPAKLNQLVLQDAVQGFIRNFD comes from the coding sequence ATGGGAATCGTAGAGCGTAAACAACGGCAAAAAGAAGAAGTTCGGGAAAGTATTCTCCGGGCCGCCTGGACTTTGGTGTTAGCCGAAGGCTGGCAGGCACTTTCTATCCGGAAAATTGCGGATGCTATCGAATACAGTATTCCGGTTATTTACAACCATTTCGAGAACAAAGAAGCGATTCTGCTGGAATTTACAAAAGAGGGATTCCGGTTATTAAATAAACAATTAGAAGCGGCTAAGCAGCACCAAAATACACCCGCTCAGCAATTAGAAGCTATTGCCCAGGCATACTGGAACTTTGCTTTTACCAACAAACAATTTTACCAATTAATGTACGGCTTAGGAATGCCTACTTGCGAAGTCGTGCAACAAATTCCGGAAATGGGTAGCTTCAGCAATACCATGCAGGAAACGATCAAAAACCTGATAGCTTCCAGTAAAAACCCGGCGGCTGATTATTTATTAAAATTTCATACGTTTTGGTCGCTGCTGCACGGCCTGGTTTCTATTAACCTGACTGGCCGCAGCGAAGCACCTGCCAAGTTAAACCAATTGGTATTGCAGGACGCGGTACAAGGTTTCATCCGGAATTTTGATTAA
- a CDS encoding GNAT family N-acetyltransferase, producing the protein MANFTIWVASLHDVPAIVNLANQYTYQNLSTSDRESSFLTGVFSETAVGAMISSAPSIVAYYQNHLAGFVLNTRLAPAEYPPLVQRIIKTLPDLTFRNLPVDTYPYCFYGPVLVAQQYRSQGLLRHLFLKATEALKSRFNLALAFIDEGNGTSYQVHVQHLGFTQVGKLTFNNRSYAIVAFWLG; encoded by the coding sequence ATGGCCAATTTTACTATTTGGGTAGCCAGCCTCCACGACGTGCCCGCCATAGTTAATTTAGCCAACCAATATACCTACCAAAACCTTTCGACTTCCGACCGGGAATCAAGTTTTTTAACCGGTGTATTTTCCGAAACCGCGGTAGGCGCCATGATTTCTTCGGCTCCGAGCATAGTAGCTTATTACCAAAACCATTTAGCGGGCTTTGTACTGAACACCCGGCTAGCACCTGCCGAGTATCCGCCATTGGTGCAGAGGATTATCAAAACCTTGCCTGATCTAACTTTCAGGAATTTACCAGTCGATACATACCCCTATTGCTTTTACGGACCAGTTTTAGTGGCGCAACAATACCGCAGCCAAGGTTTACTGCGGCACCTGTTTTTAAAGGCAACGGAAGCATTAAAATCACGATTTAACTTAGCTTTAGCTTTTATCGATGAGGGCAATGGAACTTCTTACCAAGTTCATGTCCAACATTTAGGTTTTACCCAAGTAGGCAAGCTCACGTTTAACAATCGTTCTTATGCCATTGTGGCGTTTTGGTTGGGCTGA
- a CDS encoding PH domain-containing protein — MGILDGLMGNASEVSLEQVQAEFTPLLVPGETLEKAFKIVRDVLVFTSKRLIVVDKQGLTGSKVEYLSIPYKSITRFSKESGGMLDLDAELNIWVTGQAEPIKKEFRKDNNINLVYQLLSTHILK; from the coding sequence ATGGGCATATTAGACGGTTTAATGGGCAATGCCAGTGAGGTATCGCTGGAGCAGGTACAAGCCGAGTTTACTCCTTTGTTAGTACCCGGCGAAACTTTGGAAAAAGCTTTTAAAATAGTACGCGACGTACTGGTTTTCACCAGCAAGCGATTAATTGTGGTAGACAAACAAGGCTTAACGGGCTCTAAAGTGGAGTACTTATCTATTCCGTACAAGTCCATTACCCGCTTTTCGAAAGAAAGTGGCGGCATGCTGGATTTAGATGCCGAATTAAATATTTGGGTAACCGGCCAGGCCGAACCCATTAAGAAAGAGTTTCGCAAAGACAATAACATTAACCTGGTGTACCAACTTTTAAGTACGCACATTTTAAAATAA
- a CDS encoding RES family NAD+ phosphorylase has protein sequence MEVYRIVFEKFADKLYAPGFSGRWNFDGEFVIYAAASRSLASMENMVHKMGQGILGTRFTVMVLHFPDSTAIKTITTQNLPTNWKLASSYAETQPLGSAWYHAQETLLLKVPSAVVPTEYNYVINARYPDFPQVQIKSRETFAYDYRFVAMDKELGLTKKGKI, from the coding sequence GTGGAAGTTTACCGCATTGTTTTCGAAAAGTTTGCCGACAAATTGTATGCTCCCGGCTTTTCGGGCCGCTGGAACTTCGACGGCGAATTCGTGATTTACGCCGCCGCCAGTCGCTCCTTAGCCTCCATGGAAAACATGGTCCATAAAATGGGACAAGGCATTCTGGGCACCCGGTTCACGGTAATGGTGCTGCACTTTCCTGATTCTACTGCCATTAAAACCATTACCACCCAAAATTTACCCACTAACTGGAAACTGGCCAGCAGTTACGCCGAAACGCAACCCTTGGGTTCGGCCTGGTACCATGCTCAGGAAACTTTATTGTTAAAAGTACCTTCCGCCGTAGTACCCACTGAGTACAATTACGTCATTAACGCGCGCTACCCCGATTTTCCGCAAGTACAAATAAAATCCCGGGAGACCTTTGCCTACGATTACCGCTTTGTGGCGATGGATAAAGAACTGGGCTTAACGAAGAAGGGAAAAATTTAA
- the parS gene encoding type II RES/Xre toxin-antitoxin system antitoxin has product MNAPLATVADLYVVQDDLALVGKAQEGIEAWYFENLLKHSGFRKNDLANLVGIDPKTVDNYRKSQKKFTRDAAEKLLKLHRLFALGDDLFGSTAEFTDWLAISSPGLNNQTPLSLLHSVSGIMEVEKQLLRLAHGYAA; this is encoded by the coding sequence ATGAACGCTCCCCTAGCAACAGTTGCTGATTTATATGTAGTGCAGGACGACTTAGCCTTAGTGGGGAAAGCGCAGGAAGGCATAGAAGCCTGGTACTTCGAAAACTTACTCAAACATTCCGGTTTCCGGAAAAATGATTTGGCGAACCTAGTAGGGATAGATCCAAAAACCGTAGATAATTACCGAAAATCGCAGAAAAAATTTACACGCGACGCTGCCGAAAAACTCCTGAAACTCCACCGTTTGTTTGCCCTGGGCGATGATTTATTTGGCTCTACTGCCGAGTTTACGGATTGGTTGGCCATTTCTTCGCCGGGCTTAAATAACCAAACTCCGCTATCGCTGCTTCACTCCGTGTCGGGCATTATGGAAGTGGAAAAACAGTTGCTCCGGCTAGCGCACGGTTACGCGGCATAG
- a CDS encoding histidine kinase encodes MNLAEIDFQQLRIKHILYKSKVRSVLYVNGGEYDASLFSANSPVNTWFNDIGLKKYRQEPGLLTLLALQQEMDTTARQLFNLYKAGKIDLAQQGLSTIEEKSEKFVTLVSQLEKSLKE; translated from the coding sequence ATGAATTTAGCTGAAATCGATTTTCAACAGCTACGCATTAAACATATTCTCTATAAATCTAAAGTACGTTCCGTACTTTATGTAAATGGCGGGGAGTACGATGCTTCTTTGTTTTCGGCTAACAGTCCGGTAAATACCTGGTTTAATGATATTGGTTTAAAAAAGTACCGCCAAGAGCCGGGCTTACTTACTCTTTTGGCTTTGCAGCAGGAAATGGATACTACCGCCCGCCAATTATTTAATTTGTACAAAGCCGGGAAAATAGATCTGGCCCAGCAAGGCTTGAGTACCATTGAAGAAAAGTCTGAAAAATTTGTAACACTGGTTTCGCAGTTAGAGAAAAGTCTGAAAGAATAA
- a CDS encoding PAS domain-containing protein yields MPDSLNVDLHELFVNIPEALVAIAPDYTVLAATNKYLSLVLRTREELIGKNLLATFPDNPSDVDSKNGSLVHQSIDQSFREKKVIYFDVLRYDIARPEADGGGFETRYWEASHTPVFDHNNEVKYIIRRTSNVTARELAKLAQQETENKFKFMTDTVPQLIHMADTQGNVTYVNQRWLDYTGLPEAELLDKGWRNTFHPDDLAAVDKKMQGALPTNQEFQAEVRIRNKAGNYRWHVVKSLPLINLEGKVQARVGSNTDIHDTKLMVQELLASNEQMVLLSDQVQLAFQKAEAERATLERLIMRAPGLFCILKGPEHRFELINPAYQKLYPGRELLHKTVAEALPEIVEQGFLKVLDTVYQTGQDYVAEEVPFRIGYPIAPSQEPIYFNFTYQAIFNEAEVVTGILAFGYDVTPRVLYKQKLKELGYEASNISPVNNA; encoded by the coding sequence ATGCCTGATAGTTTAAACGTAGATTTACACGAACTGTTCGTAAACATCCCGGAAGCCTTAGTGGCAATTGCTCCCGATTATACGGTACTGGCTGCCACTAATAAATATTTAAGCTTGGTTTTGCGCACCCGCGAAGAGCTAATTGGTAAAAATCTGCTCGCAACTTTTCCAGATAACCCCAGTGATGTCGATTCCAAAAACGGATCACTGGTGCACCAATCCATTGACCAGAGTTTCCGGGAAAAAAAAGTAATTTATTTTGATGTGCTCCGCTACGATATTGCCCGGCCCGAAGCCGATGGAGGTGGTTTTGAAACCCGGTACTGGGAAGCTTCGCACACACCGGTTTTCGACCACAACAACGAGGTAAAATACATTATTCGCCGCACCAGTAATGTTACGGCGCGCGAACTAGCGAAGCTGGCGCAGCAAGAAACCGAGAATAAATTTAAATTTATGACCGATACCGTGCCGCAACTCATTCACATGGCCGATACCCAGGGCAATGTTACTTATGTAAATCAACGCTGGCTCGATTACACCGGTTTACCAGAAGCCGAATTACTGGACAAAGGCTGGCGCAACACGTTTCACCCGGATGATTTAGCCGCTGTGGATAAAAAAATGCAAGGTGCCTTACCCACCAATCAGGAATTTCAGGCGGAAGTACGTATTCGGAATAAAGCCGGTAATTACCGGTGGCACGTGGTTAAAAGCTTACCGCTTATTAATTTAGAAGGCAAGGTACAGGCCCGGGTAGGGAGCAACACCGATATTCATGATACCAAATTAATGGTACAGGAACTCTTGGCTAGCAATGAGCAAATGGTCCTTCTATCCGATCAGGTGCAACTGGCTTTCCAGAAAGCCGAAGCCGAACGGGCTACCCTGGAACGTTTGATTATGCGGGCGCCCGGTTTGTTTTGCATTTTAAAAGGCCCGGAGCATCGCTTCGAATTAATCAACCCGGCGTATCAGAAATTATATCCCGGCCGGGAACTGTTGCACAAAACCGTAGCCGAAGCCTTACCGGAGATTGTAGAACAAGGCTTTTTAAAGGTACTGGATACGGTTTACCAAACCGGACAAGACTATGTAGCCGAAGAAGTGCCTTTTAGAATAGGTTACCCCATTGCTCCATCGCAGGAACCTATTTATTTTAATTTTACTTACCAAGCCATTTTTAACGAAGCCGAAGTAGTTACCGGTATTCTGGCTTTTGGCTACGATGTAACACCCCGCGTTCTTTATAAACAAAAGTTAAAAGAACTGGGCTATGAGGCCAGCAATATTAGCCCAGTAAATAATGCTTAA